A single region of the Musa acuminata AAA Group cultivar baxijiao chromosome BXJ1-11, Cavendish_Baxijiao_AAA, whole genome shotgun sequence genome encodes:
- the LOC135597511 gene encoding ribonucleoside-diphosphate reductase large subunit-like, whose product MYVVKRDGRHEAVHFDKITARLKKLSYGLSQEHCDPVLVAQKVCAGVYKGVTTSQLDELAAETAAAMTSNHPDYASLAARIAVSNLHKNTKKSFSETVKLMYHHVNERSGQEAPLIADDVYEIIMKNAARLDSEIIYDRDFDYDYFGFKTLERSYLLKVCGKVVERPQHMLMRVAVGIHKDDIDSVIGTYHLLSQRWFTHASPTLFNAGTPKPQLSSCFLVCMKEDSIEGIYDTLKECAIISKSAGGIGVSVHNIRATGSYIRGTNGTSNGIVPMLRVFNDTARYVDQGGGKRKGAFAVYLEPWHADIYEFLELRKNHGKEEHRARDLFYALWIPDLFMERVQSNGQWSLFCPNEAPGLADCWGDDFEKLYLKYEKEGKAKKVVTAQNLWFEVLKSQIETGTPYMLFKDTCNRKSNQQNLGTIKSSNLCTEIIEYTSPTETAVCNLASIALSRFVREKGVPIESHPSKLVGSSGSANRYFDFDKLGEVSAIITANLNKIIDVNYYPIETARRSNLRHRPIGIGVQGLADTFILLGMPFDSPEAQQLNKTIFETIYYHALRASCEIARKDGFYETYQGSPVSKGILQPDMWNITPSDRWDWSALREMISKNGVRNSLLIAPMPTASTSQILGNNECFEPYTSNIYSRRVLSGEFVVVNKHLLHDLTEMGLWSPTLKNKIIYDDGSILKIPEIPDNLKAIYKTVWEIKQRTLVDMAVDRGCYIDQSQSLNIHMDQPNFGKLTSLHFYAWSKGLKTGMYYLRTRAAADAIKFTVDTSLLQKTNKPVEDDDVEAKLAQVACSLENGEACMACGS is encoded by the exons ATGTACGTGGTGAAGCGCGACGGCCGGCACGAGGCCGTCCACTTCGACAAGATCACGGCGCGGCTTAAGAAGCTGAGCTACGGGCTCAGCCAGGAGCACTGTGACCCCGTGCTTGTCGCCCAGAAGGTGTGCGCCGGTGTCTACAAGGGCGTCACCACCAGTCAACTCGACGAGCTCGCCGCGGAGACCGCCGCCGCCATGACCTCCAACCACCCCGACTACGCCTCG CTTGCTGCGAGGATTGCGGTTTCCAATTTGCACAAGAACACAAAGAAGTCATTTTCGGAAAC GGTTAAGCTGATGTATCATCATGTCAATGAGAGATCTGGACAGGAGGCACCCTTGATCGCCGATGATGTTTACGAGATAATTATGAAG AATGCTGCTCGTCTGGACAGTGAGATAATTTATGATCGAGACTTTGACTATGATTATTTTGGATTTAAAACTCTTGAGAGGTCGTATCTCTTAAAAGTTTGTGGCAAGGTAGTGGAGAGGCCACAACACATGTTGATGAGAGTAGCTGTTGGAATCCACAAAGATGACATTGACTCTGTCATTGGAACATACCATCTGTTGTCTCAGCGGTGGTTCACTCATGCTTCACCCACCTTGTTCAATGCAGGCACCCCCAAGCCTCAG TTAAGCAGTTGTTTCCTCGTATGCATGAAAGAAGATAGCATTGAGGGAATATATGATACTCTGAAGGAGTGTGCTATAATAAGCAAGTCAGCTGGAGGAATTGGCGTTTCTGTTCACAACATCCGTGCAACAGGAAGTTATATCCGTGGTACAAATGGAACATCCAATGGTATTGTTCCCATGCTAAGGGTGTTCAATGATACTGCTCGTTATGTTGATCAAGGAGGTGGCAAAAGAAAGG GTGCATTTGCTGTATATTTGGAGCCTTGGCATGCTGatatatatgaatttcttgagCTTAGAAAGAACCATGGAAAG GAAGAGCAtagagctagggatttgttttatGCCCTTTGGATTCCAGATCTCTTCATGGAAAGAGTGCAGAGTAATGGACAATGGTCTTTGTTTTGCCCTAATGAAGCTCCAGGGCTAGCTGATTGTTGGGGAGATGATTTTGAGAAACTCTACCTTAAGTACGAGAAAGAA GGCAAGGCGAAGAAGGTTGTTACAGCACAGAATCTTTGGTTTGAGGTCCTCAAATCTCAAATTGAAACTGGAACACCATATATGCTTTTCAAG gatacttgcaatagaaaaagTAATCAACAGAATCTTGGCACAATTAAGTCTTCAAACCTATGCACAGAGATTATTGAGTACACTAGTCCAACGGAAACAGCTGTGTGCAACTTGGCATCCATTGCTTTATCTCGGTTTGTCAGAGAGAAG GGGGTTCCGATAGAATCACATCCATCCAAGCTGGTTGGCAGTAGTGGGTCGGCAAACAGATACTTTGACTTTGACAAGCTTGGTGAG GTAAGTGCTATAATAACAGCAAACCTCAACAAAATAATTGACGTGAACTACTACCCAATTGAAACTGCAAGGAGATCGAATCTCCGTCATAGGCCAATTGGAATTGGGGTTCAGGGTTTGGCTGACACTTTCATCTTACTTGGCATGCCCTTTGATTCGCCCGAG GCTCAGCAGCTGAACAAGACAATATTTGAGACCATATACTACCATGCTCTTAGAGCTTCTTGTGAAATTGCTAGGAAAGATGGTTTTTATGAGACTTATCAAGGAAGTCCAGTGAGCAAG GGAATTCTCCAACCTGACATGTGGAACATTACTCCATCAGACCGATGGGATTGGTCTGCATTAAGGGAAATGATATCTAAAAATGGTGTCAGGAACTCTCTTCTTATTGCTCCTATGCCTACTGCATCAACTAGTCAAATTCTTGGGAACAATGAATGTTTTGAGCCATACACATCTAACATTTACAGTCGCAGGGTCCTAAG TGGAGAATTTGTTGTTGTGAACAAACATCTCCTACATGACTTGACTGAGATGGGTCTGTGGTCACCTACACTCAAAAACAAGATAATTTATGATGATGGTTCCATTCTCAAGATTCCTGAAATTCCAGATAATTTGAAAGCAATATACAA AACCGTATGGGAGATTAAGCAAAGGACTCTAGTTGACATGGCTGTTGATCGTGGGTGCTACATAGATCAGAGTCAGAGTCTTAACATCCATATGGACCAACCCAATTTCGGAAAGTTAACGTCATTGCACTTCTATGCATGGTCTAAG GGTTTAAAGACTGGAATGTACTATTTGCGTACACGTGCTGCCGCCGATGCAATCAAGTTCACAGTTGACACCTCTTTGCTCCAG AAAACTAATAAACCGGTAGAGGATGATGATGTGGAAGCCAAACTGGCACAAGTTGCTTGTTCCCTAGAAAATGGTGAAGCGTGCATGGCGTGTGGAAGTTAG